One part of the Symphalangus syndactylus isolate Jambi chromosome 1, NHGRI_mSymSyn1-v2.1_pri, whole genome shotgun sequence genome encodes these proteins:
- the ADNP2 gene encoding activity-dependent neuroprotector homeobox protein 2 isoform X2: MKISKMFQIPVENLDNIRKVRKKVKGILVDIGLDSCKELLKDLKGFDPGEKYFHNTSWGDVAPWEPSGKKVRYRTKPYCCGLCKYSTKVLTSFKNHLHRYHEDEIDQELVIPCPNCVFASQPKVVGRHFRMFHAPIRKVQNYTVNILGETKSSRSDVISFTCLKCNFSNTLYYSMKKHVLVAHFHYLINSYFGLRTEEMGEQPKTNDTVSIEKTPPPDKYYCKKCNANASSQDALMYHILTSDIHRDLENKLRSVISEHIKRTGLLKQTHIAPKPVAHLAAPANGSAPSAPVPPPCFHLALPQNSPSPAAGQPVTVAQGAPGSLTHSPPAAGQSHMTLVSSPLPVGQNSLTLQPPAPQPVFLSHGVPLHQSVNPPVLPLSQPVGPVNKSVGTSVLPINQTVRPGVLPLTQPVGPINRPVGSGVLPVSPSVTPGVLQAVSPGVLSVSRAVPSGVLPAGQMTPAGVIPGQTATSGVLPTGQMVQSGVLPVGQTAPSRVLPPGQTAPLRVLSAGQVVPSGLLSPNQTVSSSAVVPVNQGVNSGVLQLSQPVVSGVLPVGQPVRPGVLQLNQTVGTSILPVNQPVRPGASQNTTFLTSGSILRQLIPTGKQVNGIPTYTLAPVSVTLPVPPGGLATVAPPQMPIQLLPSGAAAPMAGSMPGMPSPPVLVNAAQSVFVHASSSAADTNQVLKQAKQWKTCPVCNELFPSNVYQVHMEVAHKHSESKSGEKLEPEKLAACAPFLKWMREKTVRCLSCKCLVSEEELIHHLLMHGLGCLFCPCTFHDIKGLSEHSRNRHLGKKKLRMDYSNRGFQLDVDANGNLLFPHLDFITILPKEKLGEREVYLAILAGIHSKSLVPVYVKVRPQAEGTPGSTGKRVSTCPFCFGPFVTTEAYELHLKERHHIMPTVHTVLKSPAFKCIHCCGVYTGNMTLAAIAVHLVRCRSAPKDSSSDLQVQPDFIQNSELLLVNGEVIHDSSFSVKRKLPDGHLGAEDQRHGEEQPPILNADAAPGPEKVTSVVPFKRQRNESRTEGPIVKDEALQILALDPKKYEGRSYEEKKQFLKDYFHKKPYPSKKEIELLSSLFWVWKIDVASFFGKRRYICMKAIKNHKPSVLLGFDMSELKNVKHRLNFEYEP, translated from the coding sequence agatATCGAACAAAGCCATACTGTTGTGGCCTCTGTAAATACTCTACAAAGGTGCTTACTTCATTCAAGAATCATTTACATCGTTACCATGAAGATGAAATTGACCAAGAGCTGGTGATCCCTTGCCCAAACTGTGTATTTGCATCTCAGCCCAAAGTTGTGGGAAGGCACTTCAGAATGTTCCATGCGCCTATCCGGAAAGTCCAGAACTACACAGTGAATATTTTAGGTGAAACTAAATCATCTAGGAGTGATGTGATAAGTTTCACATGTCTAAAATGTAACTTTTCAAACACTTTGTACTACAGCATGAAGAAGCATGTGCTGGTAGCCCATTTTCACTACTTAATTAACTCCTACTTTGGCCTGCGAACTGAGGAAATGGGTGAGCAACCGAAAACTAACGATACTGTTTCTATAGAGAAGACCCCACCACCTGACAAATATTACTGTAAAAAGTGCAATGCCAATGCCAGCAGCCAGGATGCATTAATGTATCACATTTTGACATCAGACATACACAGAGATTTGGAGAATAAGCTTAGATCTGTGATTTCAGAACATATTAAGAGGACTGGACTCTTGAAGCAAACACACATTGCTCCAAAACCAGTGGCACATTTGGCTGCACCAGCAAATGGCAGTGCTCCAAGCGCTCCAGTGCCGCCTCCTTGCTTCCATCTTGCCTTGCCACAGAACAGTCCAAGCCCAGCCGCAGGACAGCCAGTGACTGTGGCCCAGGGTGCCCCTGGAAGCCTCACTCATTCCCCCCCTGCTGCTGGCCAATCCCACATGACTCTGGTCTCCAGCCCTCTGCCCGTGGGCCAGAACAGCCTCACCCTGCAGCCCCCAGCACCTCAGCCCGTCTTTCTTTCTCACGGGGTTCCACTTCATCAGTCTGTGAATCCTCCTGTGTTGCCCTTGAGTCAGCCAGTCGGACCTGTCAATAAGTCTGTTGGAACTAGTGTCCTCCCCATAAATCAGACTGTCCGCCCTGGGGTTTTACCCCTCACCCAGCCTGTGGGACCCATAAACAGACCTGTTGGGTCTGGTGTTCTTCCTGTGAGCCCCTCTGTCACCCCCGGGGTCCTGCAGGCTGTCTCGCCAGGGGTGCTTTCTGTGAGTCGGGCGGTCCCGTCTGGAGTCCTTCCTGCAGGCCAGATGACTCCTGCAGGGGTTATCCCCGGGCAAACAGCAACTTCTGGGGTTCTTCCTACTGGCCAGATGGTCCAGTCAGGAGTTCTCCCTGTGGGCCAGACAGCTCCGTCCCGGGTTCTTCCCCCTGGCCAGACAGCCCCATTGAGGGTTCTCTCTGCAGGCCAGGTGGTCCCATCTGGGCTGCTTTCTCCCAACCAGACAGTCTCCTCCTCAGCTGTTGTGCCTGTAAACCAGGGTGTGAACTCTGGGGTTCTGCAGCTTAGTCAGCCTGTTGTGTCGGGAGTTCTTCCTGTGGGCCAGCCAGTGAGGCCTGGGGTCTTGCAACTCAACCAGACTGTGGGCACCAGCATTCTGCCTGTGAATCAGCCAGTGAGACCTGGCGCTTCGCAGAACACCACCTTCCTAACATCAGGCTCTATTCTCAGACAGCTCATCCCTACAGGGAAACAAGTGAATGGGATTCCGACCTACACGCTGGCCCCCGTGTCTGTCACTCTGCCGGTTCCCCCTGGAGGCCTTGCGACTGTCGCTCCGCCCCAGATGCCCATCCAGCTCCTGCCGTCAGGTGCAGCTGCACCAATGGCCGGTTCCATGCCCGGCATGCCCTCTCCTCCAGTGCTGGTGAATGCTGCTCAGAGCGTGTTTGTTCACGCCTCCTCCTCTGCAGCAGACACAAACCAGGTGCTCAAACAGGCCAAGCAGTGGAAGACCTGCCCCGTCTGCAACGAGCTCTTTCCGTCCAACGTCTACCAGGTCCACATGGAGGTAGCGCATAAGCACAGCGAGTCCAAGTCTGGCGAGAAACTTGAGCCTGAAAAACTGGCAGCGTGTGCACCATTTCTAAAGTGGATGAGAGAGAAAACGGTGCGATGTCTGTCTTGTAAGTGCTTGGTCTCTGAGGAGGAGCTTATACACCACTTGCTGATGCATGGCTTGGGGTGCTTGTTCTGTCCATGCACCTTCCATGATATCAAAGGTCTTTCAGAGCACAGCAGGAATAGGCACCTGGGGAAGAAGAAGTTGCGTATGGATTATAGCAACAGAGGTTTTCAATTAGATGTCGATGCCAATGGCAACCTGCTCTTTCCCCACCTTGATTTCATTACCATATTGCCAAAGGAGAAGCTTGGGGAGCGGGAAGTCTACTTGGCAATCCTGGCTGGGATACACTCCAAGTCACTGGTGCCTGTGTATGTGAAGGTGAGGCCTCAGGCTGAGGGCACCCCTGGGAGCACCGGCAAGCGAGTGTCcacctgccccttttgctttggcCCCTTTGTGACAACTGAGGCCTACGAGCTGCATTTGAAGGAGAGGCACCACATCATGCCCACAGTCCACACGGTCCTGAAGTCTCCCGCCTTCAAGTGCATCCACTGCTGTGGGGTCTACACTGGAAATATGACCCTGGCTGCCATCGCCGTCCATTTGGTGCGCTGCAGAAGTGCTCCTAAGGACAGCAGCTCAGACCTACAAGTCCAGCCGGATTTTATTCAGAACAGTGAACTGCTTTTAGTCAACGGTGAAGTGATACATGATTCCAGTTTTTCTGTTAAGAGAAAGCTGCCTGATGGCCACTTAGGGGCCGAAGACCAGCGGCATGGGGAGGAGCAGCCTCCCATCCTAAATGCCGATGCAGCCCCAGGTCCAGAAAAGGTGACAAGTGTTGTGCCTTTTAAAAGACAAAGGAATGAAAGCAGAACAGAGGGACCTATTGTCAAGGACGAGGCTCTTCAGATTTTAGCATTAGATCCTAAAAAATATGAAGGCCGttcttatgaagaaaagaagcaatTTCTTAAAGATTATTTCCATAAGAAACCATATCCTAGTAAAAAGGAAATAGAACTGTTGTCCTCACTCTTTTGGGTGTGGAAAATTGATGTGGCTTCATTTTTTGGAAAAAGAAGGTATATTTGcatgaaagcaataaaaaatcACAAGCCTTCTGTACTTTTAGGCTTTGATATGTCTGAACTTAAAAATGTGAAACATAGATTGAACTTTGAATATGAACCATaa
- the ADNP2 gene encoding activity-dependent neuroprotector homeobox protein 2 isoform X1, which translates to MDKKKRRGKELWRPLKISKMFQIPVENLDNIRKVRKKVKGILVDIGLDSCKELLKDLKGFDPGEKYFHNTSWGDVAPWEPSGKKVRYRTKPYCCGLCKYSTKVLTSFKNHLHRYHEDEIDQELVIPCPNCVFASQPKVVGRHFRMFHAPIRKVQNYTVNILGETKSSRSDVISFTCLKCNFSNTLYYSMKKHVLVAHFHYLINSYFGLRTEEMGEQPKTNDTVSIEKTPPPDKYYCKKCNANASSQDALMYHILTSDIHRDLENKLRSVISEHIKRTGLLKQTHIAPKPVAHLAAPANGSAPSAPVPPPCFHLALPQNSPSPAAGQPVTVAQGAPGSLTHSPPAAGQSHMTLVSSPLPVGQNSLTLQPPAPQPVFLSHGVPLHQSVNPPVLPLSQPVGPVNKSVGTSVLPINQTVRPGVLPLTQPVGPINRPVGSGVLPVSPSVTPGVLQAVSPGVLSVSRAVPSGVLPAGQMTPAGVIPGQTATSGVLPTGQMVQSGVLPVGQTAPSRVLPPGQTAPLRVLSAGQVVPSGLLSPNQTVSSSAVVPVNQGVNSGVLQLSQPVVSGVLPVGQPVRPGVLQLNQTVGTSILPVNQPVRPGASQNTTFLTSGSILRQLIPTGKQVNGIPTYTLAPVSVTLPVPPGGLATVAPPQMPIQLLPSGAAAPMAGSMPGMPSPPVLVNAAQSVFVHASSSAADTNQVLKQAKQWKTCPVCNELFPSNVYQVHMEVAHKHSESKSGEKLEPEKLAACAPFLKWMREKTVRCLSCKCLVSEEELIHHLLMHGLGCLFCPCTFHDIKGLSEHSRNRHLGKKKLRMDYSNRGFQLDVDANGNLLFPHLDFITILPKEKLGEREVYLAILAGIHSKSLVPVYVKVRPQAEGTPGSTGKRVSTCPFCFGPFVTTEAYELHLKERHHIMPTVHTVLKSPAFKCIHCCGVYTGNMTLAAIAVHLVRCRSAPKDSSSDLQVQPDFIQNSELLLVNGEVIHDSSFSVKRKLPDGHLGAEDQRHGEEQPPILNADAAPGPEKVTSVVPFKRQRNESRTEGPIVKDEALQILALDPKKYEGRSYEEKKQFLKDYFHKKPYPSKKEIELLSSLFWVWKIDVASFFGKRRYICMKAIKNHKPSVLLGFDMSELKNVKHRLNFEYEP; encoded by the coding sequence agatATCGAACAAAGCCATACTGTTGTGGCCTCTGTAAATACTCTACAAAGGTGCTTACTTCATTCAAGAATCATTTACATCGTTACCATGAAGATGAAATTGACCAAGAGCTGGTGATCCCTTGCCCAAACTGTGTATTTGCATCTCAGCCCAAAGTTGTGGGAAGGCACTTCAGAATGTTCCATGCGCCTATCCGGAAAGTCCAGAACTACACAGTGAATATTTTAGGTGAAACTAAATCATCTAGGAGTGATGTGATAAGTTTCACATGTCTAAAATGTAACTTTTCAAACACTTTGTACTACAGCATGAAGAAGCATGTGCTGGTAGCCCATTTTCACTACTTAATTAACTCCTACTTTGGCCTGCGAACTGAGGAAATGGGTGAGCAACCGAAAACTAACGATACTGTTTCTATAGAGAAGACCCCACCACCTGACAAATATTACTGTAAAAAGTGCAATGCCAATGCCAGCAGCCAGGATGCATTAATGTATCACATTTTGACATCAGACATACACAGAGATTTGGAGAATAAGCTTAGATCTGTGATTTCAGAACATATTAAGAGGACTGGACTCTTGAAGCAAACACACATTGCTCCAAAACCAGTGGCACATTTGGCTGCACCAGCAAATGGCAGTGCTCCAAGCGCTCCAGTGCCGCCTCCTTGCTTCCATCTTGCCTTGCCACAGAACAGTCCAAGCCCAGCCGCAGGACAGCCAGTGACTGTGGCCCAGGGTGCCCCTGGAAGCCTCACTCATTCCCCCCCTGCTGCTGGCCAATCCCACATGACTCTGGTCTCCAGCCCTCTGCCCGTGGGCCAGAACAGCCTCACCCTGCAGCCCCCAGCACCTCAGCCCGTCTTTCTTTCTCACGGGGTTCCACTTCATCAGTCTGTGAATCCTCCTGTGTTGCCCTTGAGTCAGCCAGTCGGACCTGTCAATAAGTCTGTTGGAACTAGTGTCCTCCCCATAAATCAGACTGTCCGCCCTGGGGTTTTACCCCTCACCCAGCCTGTGGGACCCATAAACAGACCTGTTGGGTCTGGTGTTCTTCCTGTGAGCCCCTCTGTCACCCCCGGGGTCCTGCAGGCTGTCTCGCCAGGGGTGCTTTCTGTGAGTCGGGCGGTCCCGTCTGGAGTCCTTCCTGCAGGCCAGATGACTCCTGCAGGGGTTATCCCCGGGCAAACAGCAACTTCTGGGGTTCTTCCTACTGGCCAGATGGTCCAGTCAGGAGTTCTCCCTGTGGGCCAGACAGCTCCGTCCCGGGTTCTTCCCCCTGGCCAGACAGCCCCATTGAGGGTTCTCTCTGCAGGCCAGGTGGTCCCATCTGGGCTGCTTTCTCCCAACCAGACAGTCTCCTCCTCAGCTGTTGTGCCTGTAAACCAGGGTGTGAACTCTGGGGTTCTGCAGCTTAGTCAGCCTGTTGTGTCGGGAGTTCTTCCTGTGGGCCAGCCAGTGAGGCCTGGGGTCTTGCAACTCAACCAGACTGTGGGCACCAGCATTCTGCCTGTGAATCAGCCAGTGAGACCTGGCGCTTCGCAGAACACCACCTTCCTAACATCAGGCTCTATTCTCAGACAGCTCATCCCTACAGGGAAACAAGTGAATGGGATTCCGACCTACACGCTGGCCCCCGTGTCTGTCACTCTGCCGGTTCCCCCTGGAGGCCTTGCGACTGTCGCTCCGCCCCAGATGCCCATCCAGCTCCTGCCGTCAGGTGCAGCTGCACCAATGGCCGGTTCCATGCCCGGCATGCCCTCTCCTCCAGTGCTGGTGAATGCTGCTCAGAGCGTGTTTGTTCACGCCTCCTCCTCTGCAGCAGACACAAACCAGGTGCTCAAACAGGCCAAGCAGTGGAAGACCTGCCCCGTCTGCAACGAGCTCTTTCCGTCCAACGTCTACCAGGTCCACATGGAGGTAGCGCATAAGCACAGCGAGTCCAAGTCTGGCGAGAAACTTGAGCCTGAAAAACTGGCAGCGTGTGCACCATTTCTAAAGTGGATGAGAGAGAAAACGGTGCGATGTCTGTCTTGTAAGTGCTTGGTCTCTGAGGAGGAGCTTATACACCACTTGCTGATGCATGGCTTGGGGTGCTTGTTCTGTCCATGCACCTTCCATGATATCAAAGGTCTTTCAGAGCACAGCAGGAATAGGCACCTGGGGAAGAAGAAGTTGCGTATGGATTATAGCAACAGAGGTTTTCAATTAGATGTCGATGCCAATGGCAACCTGCTCTTTCCCCACCTTGATTTCATTACCATATTGCCAAAGGAGAAGCTTGGGGAGCGGGAAGTCTACTTGGCAATCCTGGCTGGGATACACTCCAAGTCACTGGTGCCTGTGTATGTGAAGGTGAGGCCTCAGGCTGAGGGCACCCCTGGGAGCACCGGCAAGCGAGTGTCcacctgccccttttgctttggcCCCTTTGTGACAACTGAGGCCTACGAGCTGCATTTGAAGGAGAGGCACCACATCATGCCCACAGTCCACACGGTCCTGAAGTCTCCCGCCTTCAAGTGCATCCACTGCTGTGGGGTCTACACTGGAAATATGACCCTGGCTGCCATCGCCGTCCATTTGGTGCGCTGCAGAAGTGCTCCTAAGGACAGCAGCTCAGACCTACAAGTCCAGCCGGATTTTATTCAGAACAGTGAACTGCTTTTAGTCAACGGTGAAGTGATACATGATTCCAGTTTTTCTGTTAAGAGAAAGCTGCCTGATGGCCACTTAGGGGCCGAAGACCAGCGGCATGGGGAGGAGCAGCCTCCCATCCTAAATGCCGATGCAGCCCCAGGTCCAGAAAAGGTGACAAGTGTTGTGCCTTTTAAAAGACAAAGGAATGAAAGCAGAACAGAGGGACCTATTGTCAAGGACGAGGCTCTTCAGATTTTAGCATTAGATCCTAAAAAATATGAAGGCCGttcttatgaagaaaagaagcaatTTCTTAAAGATTATTTCCATAAGAAACCATATCCTAGTAAAAAGGAAATAGAACTGTTGTCCTCACTCTTTTGGGTGTGGAAAATTGATGTGGCTTCATTTTTTGGAAAAAGAAGGTATATTTGcatgaaagcaataaaaaatcACAAGCCTTCTGTACTTTTAGGCTTTGATATGTCTGAACTTAAAAATGTGAAACATAGATTGAACTTTGAATATGAACCATaa
- the ADNP2 gene encoding activity-dependent neuroprotector homeobox protein 2 isoform X3, producing the protein MFQIPVENLDNIRKVRKKVKGILVDIGLDSCKELLKDLKGFDPGEKYFHNTSWGDVAPWEPSGKKVRYRTKPYCCGLCKYSTKVLTSFKNHLHRYHEDEIDQELVIPCPNCVFASQPKVVGRHFRMFHAPIRKVQNYTVNILGETKSSRSDVISFTCLKCNFSNTLYYSMKKHVLVAHFHYLINSYFGLRTEEMGEQPKTNDTVSIEKTPPPDKYYCKKCNANASSQDALMYHILTSDIHRDLENKLRSVISEHIKRTGLLKQTHIAPKPVAHLAAPANGSAPSAPVPPPCFHLALPQNSPSPAAGQPVTVAQGAPGSLTHSPPAAGQSHMTLVSSPLPVGQNSLTLQPPAPQPVFLSHGVPLHQSVNPPVLPLSQPVGPVNKSVGTSVLPINQTVRPGVLPLTQPVGPINRPVGSGVLPVSPSVTPGVLQAVSPGVLSVSRAVPSGVLPAGQMTPAGVIPGQTATSGVLPTGQMVQSGVLPVGQTAPSRVLPPGQTAPLRVLSAGQVVPSGLLSPNQTVSSSAVVPVNQGVNSGVLQLSQPVVSGVLPVGQPVRPGVLQLNQTVGTSILPVNQPVRPGASQNTTFLTSGSILRQLIPTGKQVNGIPTYTLAPVSVTLPVPPGGLATVAPPQMPIQLLPSGAAAPMAGSMPGMPSPPVLVNAAQSVFVHASSSAADTNQVLKQAKQWKTCPVCNELFPSNVYQVHMEVAHKHSESKSGEKLEPEKLAACAPFLKWMREKTVRCLSCKCLVSEEELIHHLLMHGLGCLFCPCTFHDIKGLSEHSRNRHLGKKKLRMDYSNRGFQLDVDANGNLLFPHLDFITILPKEKLGEREVYLAILAGIHSKSLVPVYVKVRPQAEGTPGSTGKRVSTCPFCFGPFVTTEAYELHLKERHHIMPTVHTVLKSPAFKCIHCCGVYTGNMTLAAIAVHLVRCRSAPKDSSSDLQVQPDFIQNSELLLVNGEVIHDSSFSVKRKLPDGHLGAEDQRHGEEQPPILNADAAPGPEKVTSVVPFKRQRNESRTEGPIVKDEALQILALDPKKYEGRSYEEKKQFLKDYFHKKPYPSKKEIELLSSLFWVWKIDVASFFGKRRYICMKAIKNHKPSVLLGFDMSELKNVKHRLNFEYEP; encoded by the coding sequence agatATCGAACAAAGCCATACTGTTGTGGCCTCTGTAAATACTCTACAAAGGTGCTTACTTCATTCAAGAATCATTTACATCGTTACCATGAAGATGAAATTGACCAAGAGCTGGTGATCCCTTGCCCAAACTGTGTATTTGCATCTCAGCCCAAAGTTGTGGGAAGGCACTTCAGAATGTTCCATGCGCCTATCCGGAAAGTCCAGAACTACACAGTGAATATTTTAGGTGAAACTAAATCATCTAGGAGTGATGTGATAAGTTTCACATGTCTAAAATGTAACTTTTCAAACACTTTGTACTACAGCATGAAGAAGCATGTGCTGGTAGCCCATTTTCACTACTTAATTAACTCCTACTTTGGCCTGCGAACTGAGGAAATGGGTGAGCAACCGAAAACTAACGATACTGTTTCTATAGAGAAGACCCCACCACCTGACAAATATTACTGTAAAAAGTGCAATGCCAATGCCAGCAGCCAGGATGCATTAATGTATCACATTTTGACATCAGACATACACAGAGATTTGGAGAATAAGCTTAGATCTGTGATTTCAGAACATATTAAGAGGACTGGACTCTTGAAGCAAACACACATTGCTCCAAAACCAGTGGCACATTTGGCTGCACCAGCAAATGGCAGTGCTCCAAGCGCTCCAGTGCCGCCTCCTTGCTTCCATCTTGCCTTGCCACAGAACAGTCCAAGCCCAGCCGCAGGACAGCCAGTGACTGTGGCCCAGGGTGCCCCTGGAAGCCTCACTCATTCCCCCCCTGCTGCTGGCCAATCCCACATGACTCTGGTCTCCAGCCCTCTGCCCGTGGGCCAGAACAGCCTCACCCTGCAGCCCCCAGCACCTCAGCCCGTCTTTCTTTCTCACGGGGTTCCACTTCATCAGTCTGTGAATCCTCCTGTGTTGCCCTTGAGTCAGCCAGTCGGACCTGTCAATAAGTCTGTTGGAACTAGTGTCCTCCCCATAAATCAGACTGTCCGCCCTGGGGTTTTACCCCTCACCCAGCCTGTGGGACCCATAAACAGACCTGTTGGGTCTGGTGTTCTTCCTGTGAGCCCCTCTGTCACCCCCGGGGTCCTGCAGGCTGTCTCGCCAGGGGTGCTTTCTGTGAGTCGGGCGGTCCCGTCTGGAGTCCTTCCTGCAGGCCAGATGACTCCTGCAGGGGTTATCCCCGGGCAAACAGCAACTTCTGGGGTTCTTCCTACTGGCCAGATGGTCCAGTCAGGAGTTCTCCCTGTGGGCCAGACAGCTCCGTCCCGGGTTCTTCCCCCTGGCCAGACAGCCCCATTGAGGGTTCTCTCTGCAGGCCAGGTGGTCCCATCTGGGCTGCTTTCTCCCAACCAGACAGTCTCCTCCTCAGCTGTTGTGCCTGTAAACCAGGGTGTGAACTCTGGGGTTCTGCAGCTTAGTCAGCCTGTTGTGTCGGGAGTTCTTCCTGTGGGCCAGCCAGTGAGGCCTGGGGTCTTGCAACTCAACCAGACTGTGGGCACCAGCATTCTGCCTGTGAATCAGCCAGTGAGACCTGGCGCTTCGCAGAACACCACCTTCCTAACATCAGGCTCTATTCTCAGACAGCTCATCCCTACAGGGAAACAAGTGAATGGGATTCCGACCTACACGCTGGCCCCCGTGTCTGTCACTCTGCCGGTTCCCCCTGGAGGCCTTGCGACTGTCGCTCCGCCCCAGATGCCCATCCAGCTCCTGCCGTCAGGTGCAGCTGCACCAATGGCCGGTTCCATGCCCGGCATGCCCTCTCCTCCAGTGCTGGTGAATGCTGCTCAGAGCGTGTTTGTTCACGCCTCCTCCTCTGCAGCAGACACAAACCAGGTGCTCAAACAGGCCAAGCAGTGGAAGACCTGCCCCGTCTGCAACGAGCTCTTTCCGTCCAACGTCTACCAGGTCCACATGGAGGTAGCGCATAAGCACAGCGAGTCCAAGTCTGGCGAGAAACTTGAGCCTGAAAAACTGGCAGCGTGTGCACCATTTCTAAAGTGGATGAGAGAGAAAACGGTGCGATGTCTGTCTTGTAAGTGCTTGGTCTCTGAGGAGGAGCTTATACACCACTTGCTGATGCATGGCTTGGGGTGCTTGTTCTGTCCATGCACCTTCCATGATATCAAAGGTCTTTCAGAGCACAGCAGGAATAGGCACCTGGGGAAGAAGAAGTTGCGTATGGATTATAGCAACAGAGGTTTTCAATTAGATGTCGATGCCAATGGCAACCTGCTCTTTCCCCACCTTGATTTCATTACCATATTGCCAAAGGAGAAGCTTGGGGAGCGGGAAGTCTACTTGGCAATCCTGGCTGGGATACACTCCAAGTCACTGGTGCCTGTGTATGTGAAGGTGAGGCCTCAGGCTGAGGGCACCCCTGGGAGCACCGGCAAGCGAGTGTCcacctgccccttttgctttggcCCCTTTGTGACAACTGAGGCCTACGAGCTGCATTTGAAGGAGAGGCACCACATCATGCCCACAGTCCACACGGTCCTGAAGTCTCCCGCCTTCAAGTGCATCCACTGCTGTGGGGTCTACACTGGAAATATGACCCTGGCTGCCATCGCCGTCCATTTGGTGCGCTGCAGAAGTGCTCCTAAGGACAGCAGCTCAGACCTACAAGTCCAGCCGGATTTTATTCAGAACAGTGAACTGCTTTTAGTCAACGGTGAAGTGATACATGATTCCAGTTTTTCTGTTAAGAGAAAGCTGCCTGATGGCCACTTAGGGGCCGAAGACCAGCGGCATGGGGAGGAGCAGCCTCCCATCCTAAATGCCGATGCAGCCCCAGGTCCAGAAAAGGTGACAAGTGTTGTGCCTTTTAAAAGACAAAGGAATGAAAGCAGAACAGAGGGACCTATTGTCAAGGACGAGGCTCTTCAGATTTTAGCATTAGATCCTAAAAAATATGAAGGCCGttcttatgaagaaaagaagcaatTTCTTAAAGATTATTTCCATAAGAAACCATATCCTAGTAAAAAGGAAATAGAACTGTTGTCCTCACTCTTTTGGGTGTGGAAAATTGATGTGGCTTCATTTTTTGGAAAAAGAAGGTATATTTGcatgaaagcaataaaaaatcACAAGCCTTCTGTACTTTTAGGCTTTGATATGTCTGAACTTAAAAATGTGAAACATAGATTGAACTTTGAATATGAACCATaa